Part of the Mytilus galloprovincialis chromosome 14, xbMytGall1.hap1.1, whole genome shotgun sequence genome is shown below.
taaatattataaaaaaatgttacagataaaaaaaaacaaaacgaaacaaaTAGACATGATACATTTATATAACTTGAATATGACAACAATTAAATCACCGGGTTTACAAAGTGAGACTCGAATATTGTTCGTATATTATTTAGCGAGGCTCCAACATGACATACACTGGATTCTTCGGTCGGAGTATTCCTCCAGACGTATTGTCCAGCTCGATTGGTATCTACAAAAAATCAACACAGATGCAATGTAtgatatacagtgaaacctgactaaaccgaatctTGCatgcataaaccgaaaacctggcTAAGCCAAACATATTCTTGAGCCAAGTCATGTCAAATTGCATGCGTTGTGAAGCTGACAAAAACCGAACATCAGCCAAAACCAAAGAAACTGTTCAATATCGGAGAAGTTCGGTTTAGACAAGTTTCATTGTATATAGTAAGATTATCAACAACATTTAAAACGGAATATTTGAAATGTCAAGctgaaaatttgttattatttttcgTTCAATTGCACCATTTTAATTCATAATAAATGTTCGATGTACTGACACACACGAACTTATCAAGCCTCTTCAGAATATCAGGGCACACTATTCGCTTGTTTTAAGCGgtatgtgaaaaaaaacctcCGCAACTATCATGATGCAGTGTCAACCTGGTCGCTCATTACGCGcacaataatattttatttcatatattctgGAAAAATCGATAAAAACAGACATTTTATTTCAACTGTCAGATAAAACATTCAAACATCAAACCTTCATATCAGGTGTCGGTTTTAACCGGAAGTGTTGTAATATTCGAACCATCGCCATTTTTGTTTCTAGATTTGCCAGCCTCATTCCAATACAATTTCTAGGTCCATGACCAAATGGCATGTATGAATAGGGATTTCGCTTTTCTTTGTTAACTGCTGAaaatctagtaaaaaaaaaatttcagtgtGAAATTGCGTCTGCATCATATAGTTTAGCAGTACATCCTGTTAAAAAAGTCAGCTGTTAAGATCAATGTAGAAGGCTGAGTATTAAAGTCTAGatattggtatgattgcaaaAAAGAAAACTACCAAACAGAGTTCGAATGACGTGACCTGCATGTAAACAAATTAAGAGAATAccgaacagccttcaacaatgagtaatatCGGTATAcgtataatcagctataaaaatcACCGACatgagaaaactgacggcctcgGTAATTTATAACAGAACACACaattatgaaaaagaaatatGACAGATGCATCTACAGTCTTCTGACTCCGGACAGACCGGCATATAAATAATGTCATTGTAATATAACACTCTACATTACTAACACCGAAGAGTGAGAGACTTGCTAGTAATTTGTTCCTAATTTTTATGTTGACTCGTTTACGTTTACTGaaaactttttttgttatcttgtcgtcatttttgctaatgtactttgtctatatgctgttcttttgtgtttctttaatacatatgacgtggctcttaTACcttccgtcattgtgttattgtgctattgtacaTTTCGGGTTTGctattattgtctttcatttttgcttatgtgctttgttgactgttgtacccctatttttgacatttttacctattatgtctgtttgttttgttcacacgtcGTTGACTtgtctatataatggaatttgatgcgactgtcatagtgagaggttttgctagctataaaacaaggttaaatccaacaatttctacataagataatgtttgtaccaagtcaggaatatgtcagttattatccattcgtttgatgagtttaagcttttgattttgccatttaaatagggacttttcgttttgaattttcctcggagttcagtatttcagtgattttactttctatttaGCCAATTTAAAGTTTGTAAACCATATACATTGATACAATTTCGTATCCAATTGAGCTACATGTGCAAAATGAAATGTCCTATAGTATACTACATTTATGTCAGAATTTGCAGAGGACAAATCAAGGGCAGATCTAGAATTTTTGAAAGGGGGGCgaagttttaaaattttgccgagcggagcgatgcgaaaatttttttggactttttttaagcctaaaaacataaaataagtgtaaaatgcactttttaaacggttactgacgtggggcatgtatatttattttatagttgctgtaaagtgtgaGGGTAGGAAATTTTTGATGCTTTATTCTCCCTATTAactgtctatcataaaatgatagtatggattcaaagctatgtactgatatatttgatgtgagACTTGTCAGTGAAGAGTAGACCGGGCAAATTCTCGTTTGATGTATGTTAAGTAAGCATAACCTCGTTAGATTTCTTGTtataaacaagatatacgccgggctattcaaagaaatttacaatacgaccgacacgagttaaaacAGACGAACACGcaattttattcaaatgtttggTTGTTATGTTTCACCAAACAAAATGAAGGGAAGTGAGGGTTTTTAAATCAAcaaaaggctacgaatgagtctgaaatgacaacgaatttatgaacgACGGTCTataaatggagacataaaggccacaaaCAGCAGGCAgtttgcagtctggtcttgaggAAAAACACAATATATCAGTTCGGTGAAACAGCAGAACTGCAaacctaccccccccccccccccccaaaaaaaaaaatacgtccgttttttatttatcatgttcatttaaCGCTAAATGATTCcgttggaaattttcgtttcttaTAGCAAAAAAGGGATAGGAGTATTGTTTTCAATCAAGATACGTCCAGAATTTTTGTTCAAGGCAGACATCAGAGTCAGATTTTCTTCACTCATATATCTCAGACTTCCCCCtgaaatcaaatggttcgtaccttagacttaaaatatatctagagcttatactgagtggggatcattattcagctacatgtatgttattttagACCACGTGAAAGATACAACGAGAGTTAATTAATTTAACTTATGTTCTTTAGAATAGGATGGGgtgtttggggttaaacatggcTCAATCCTCTGtggctttgaaggtgtcatgattatCAGTCACAGCGTAAGTCATTTccaaatgactgagtgacgttttttcgacGCACTCGTCAACACAACCACACAAccgtagcgaatcacatgactttgacttTGACATGATAAGTAAATACCAtcgaaaaatattttaataagtaaagaattgtcccATAAAAAGTAAagacacgggaaatggcaaagttcacgaagtctagtctgattaatcattttaccaaaaaaaaaagaagaaaaagtccGAGCAAAGAGGGGGGCGTACGCCCGCTACGCCCcatctggatccgccactgtcaaaGCAGTATTGTTCTCATTTACCGAGTTGCCTACCTTTCTGGGAAAAAATTTTCTGGTTCCGGCCATAGTTCAGGGTCATAGTGCATAGCATATATAGGAACAGTGACTTCAACGCCATCTGGTATTCTGTAACCATTCACTGTTACCGATTGCATAGTCTTCCTGTTtgttctaaaatttcaaaattgaaacagGTCAACTcaactatttaaaaaatgtgaacACAGAtaaatacgtcaatgagacaaaaaCCCGACGCCATTTATAACAAAAAGACTTATGCAGGTCAACAATGTCATATCAAAATCTGTCATCAACACTTATTCTTCATATTACAAAACACATACagatttgaaatcaaaataattacTAGGCGCTTTACTCTTAATTTCACTAAAAAACTTACTTgatcttcatatatatattgtatgatACACAGCGTGTTGATTTTAACTCTTGAACAGTTCATGCCCTCATGTAGTAGGATGCCCGCCACCTTTGTTTCAATGAATAACTTCCTTATTTGCATTTTTACAGATCAATGGCGTCGTCACTGATTTAAAACCACATCTGCATTAGCTTCACAAAATGTCCCAACACTGCGAGTCATTAAAAGTTAATCAACGGTTAATATTACGCTCTGTCACTATTAAGTTTGAAATTATATCAAATATAGACCTATATTTTATACACCATTTTGTGAAAATAGTcagttttcttaattttatcCTGTGAAACCGATGTAAAAAGTTAAACTTACCTAGTGCTTGGTGGATACATTCTCATAACCTCACAGAAAAACATGTCAAGGTACGGTaactttaatatttgttcatATCGTGGTGAATCCTGTAACGTGAAAGCATggctattttttttctctaattctaCTTTCGTTTGCTAGGTTTTTTCGGTATAATATGGATTcgaatacaaacaaaaatatttaatgaagtcTGTTTGGTCTGGaaataatcactataaaatcGGACAAGTTATCACATAACCAAAAACCCCACGAGGAGGCTAAAAAATATCACCAGTGGCGAAAAATAGTTGGAATCCCAAATCaaaaacatgcatgaaatgtttgccgtTAGACCCACAACAATCAATACATAatttataaagaataaaataattaaCCAGCATATTGTATTTAGTTTAATAATGTTTATCTGCTTACTGAAAATACAGGTTTAATAAAAGTTATAATTCCGTATTTATTCTCGGGTCCCCCCTTTTATCTTTGCATTCTGAACTTTGACCGTGTATGTCACGTTACTTTAACGTTAGCGTATTGTGACGTCACTTCTAAATTTTCTAACGTTTGAACGGGAAGCTTGttcaatttgttttgtaaaatccAGTTCCATCCTCAACACAGATGAAACCTCAGAAAAGAAATAGGCAACCGCCTAATAGTTTACGATTTGGTGCAGAGAAAAACGCTACTTCTAAGCGTAAAAGACCAAACTTTAGTAAAAGTCATGTGCATTCTGATCCAGAAAGACCCATAGCTCCTCGTGGGAATCAGAACATTATAACGGCATTTAGTCATTCAACTTAAGTTATGGTAAATGCAAGCGGAGACGAGATTATTGCCTCCAACCAAAATCTTAGTGACCGTGCGGAGTTGGACCCTGTGACAGTAGCCATTCCTGGACCGTCGTCGTCGAGAGTTCTGATGTCGAGTACAGAGTCTCTTCGACAAGAATCACACGATGTCGCCACAACAATCCACAGAAGAGCAGCCGATAATGATTCTACTCATTATAGTATAATTTCCCCAAGTCGGGATGGTCCCATCGATTCAGGATAGTCATCATATATGTATACACATACAGGGGACCTAAATGCACCCTTTTATCATAGTAGGATGTCCCAGTCGCTAATTTGGCCAGAATTGAAATTTCCCTAGTTAATCACATTCTGGAAAAAAATTGGCGGGGTGAGTTAATTCATTTATGTTTATTGCTTAAATCTGCTGCAGATTTGGGCTCTGATTCTACTTTAGAATAGATGgcgattttgttttgaaaggaggTGCCCTGACTGTGGTTAATAAGAAACCAGATTCTTTAAAACAATATAGAAATTTGGACTTGGCCTTTATGATCTATATGGCAATTCtattagaaaatatttgaaatatatgcaaagcaTTCGATGAGGGTTGTCTAGGGGTACAAATAATGGTTGGGCCGTGTACGATGATCAGTACCGACTAAAAAAAGAGCGCTTTCCATCATCGTCCTGGGGTGTCATTAATCAGGAATTGTGGGTTTTGTGCGTGGTGACGGAGAATGCCAGTCAGTCATCGTCTGTAGTCATGAGCAATAATTCTCATTCCTCCTCGAATTATCAATATCGTCAGGTTTCGGATATCAATCCTAGTAGAATTCCTCATAACAACATTTACTAATGTATGCcagaatggggggggggggggggggggggtctatttAGCAGAAGATAAAACAGTTTTACCAgttgaaattttaacatttttgggcATAGAATTTGATACTATCGCCATGGAGCTCCGGATGCCGAAAGTTAAGTTAATCGAGATAAAACAACGGATTACTGTTAtagtagtggaatgaactatttgtggattcttataaattctatatataacttttggactatttcaaATCTAAgcctatttctgaaatttagttttacatacttttgattttttaaccctgtatgctaaaagagggacgaaagataccaaagggacagtcaaactcataaatctaaaacaaactgacaacgccatggctaaaaatgacaaacccacaaacagaaaaacaatagtacacatgacacaacatagaaactaaagaataaacaacacgaaccccaccaaaaactaggggtgatctcaggtgctccggaagggtaagcagatcctgctccacatgtggcacccgtcgtgttgcttatgtgattacaaatccggtaaatagtctaattcggtaggtcacattcatgaaagggaaggggattcactgtgcttaaacggctgtgggtaacttaagttacccacagcccaagatggagccgccttgcgtcggttagatacttttcttctatagaataacaataccacgaatgcatcaattaaacaactAAATTTAAAAGTTGCATTAATCTtttagggaaacccctaaactggaaaggtgattaaattctacaaaataaacgatcacagcacgattttaaaaaacacttaggctgtccgtaacttcaaaacaacttgtccgtaacttttttcatcataccaatagagatgtccgtaactttcaaagaatcgacatacgcggatgtaatgtttaaactgatgatagagattgcatcgaatacatattcacaaaacgaagtagatgtctagtatgatataattcatggtatcgatggaagacaaaattgggaaaaatatgaaaaaaatcacgataaatccgcaaaactcgggtttcattttgtataacgtcggggtacccgaatcgcctagttcggagggttgtttccgatcatagcatataaactgttgaaacatcattgttcgtttttatttttgaacaagtagactacacaagtattttttacacatacatgtagcatgtatacacttactggttttctgccagcaacgacaagggtaGCGTGAATCCGAGATTTTAGAGGGGAACCCAAATTGCCCAGGCATATAGTGGATAGACTATACGAGACTTAAGTGCACAAACTTTTTccgtctttttgaaaaagccaaaaacacttttctctcatccccacaaaaacaaatcccatcagcattgacagtaaaataaaagggatgtcaatctggacacactgggacgttgcgcacggtgatattgcggcaccctggccatgatttacagtaaatggggaaaattaaaaaaggacattttgtataaatgaataaacctagttttacagctagctgcatatttcatttgtatgcaagttgcattaaatctcattaaactgaataaaactaaaagacacaataggtaaaagtcagtgacaataaaaggaaaagagcattcaacatagtgtaacaattcgacatagtatataaaaatataaataactatgtaggacaacagggtaatttaatagtctaacaacccctgataacatacaaagagagaaagaaaaaaaacatactaggaaacatattcaaaaaatcataacacaaaataactaactggtgggatgtataaataccgagccgcgtcaaagagtattcatcaaaatacacatagaaagaaacagaggtgaaggtaaaccgcaaacatataattaaactcaaaacattaaagagtatggaaaagccttggtctgacaagcgaaaaacgtcgataagaagcacatcagtaaataaaagttcaaaccataaccaggatggagtaccacaaacccacataaaacttctgtggtgtaagtatgatgcgtaaaataaaatcacatttggtggtgaatgaggaGTATACACGgccgcgaaggttacaaatatgatgttaattgtcttctaattgttgaaattataattttttaaattttaaatcaaaagttacccacatctaaaaataaagttacggacagtctgcttagtttcgatcaaaaagttacggacatcttatgcattttttaaagttgaccttgcgctttagtgaactctattattaacaaatttatggtaattgttagtcatttctttattcaataatcctataaatatttacattctgcatgaaaaacgtcgcaaaaggtacattttgtatgaattaaatatcaacgagtttagagtccgccatcttgggctgtgggtaacttaagttacccacagccgtttaagtacagtgggattgtagttacgacgtaaggaacatatccgatatcatttgtgaaacggttattccataacggtcaaccaactcgtgatggcgtccgtaaaatttacgaagggatgatttcaacttcaccatttggaactcttggtttaatagcttccttgtgagcagtaaccctctatcaagaaaatcatgataggaaatgcaagcacgggaatatcattgcctatgtaaattttaaaattgtttgtatgcacattgaccgacaaatctatgtgacgtatacaattttcttaCGTCAGAGAAtttgtttgtagatagatgtttttgtgttgtaaattgtttcttttaaaatttacatttatgTAGTAATAATGCACGCGTGTTGGAATGCTGTTCGTAGTTATTTAAACTTTGAAACCTTAGCGCCCatgtttttaacaataatatattttatgacaCAAAGTaaccagaaagtctcaacattgtgacagaaagactcaaccaaTACCTTTGTATTgagaatttttcattttctgcTAAGTAGGcttgacaaacaaatatttgtgcAATTTACAGACGGGGTTATGGTAGAGCATAAAAccacaaataattgacatatgTTCTTGCTAAGTCATTAATGCCATAGCAGTTCTATCGGATTCAAAGAAAGTAAACATGATAATCCGTAGAAGAAAAGTGATTGTGATTTCAATTTAAGATATTGTGAACCAAGAAGAGACGTATTAGTTACAATTATTATTTATCCATAGCATGACATTcttctattttacaaaaaactcaatgattttcagtaaattgacgaaaagtcggcctaccctgtgtttattttgaatattttgaacacagaaaagctcaacaggaagtgccagaatacttttttccgtctcaacatttggttgagattagatggtttaccaggcgtgtaaTTGATTAGTTAATTGTACGGGGTGTAAACTCGTTTCGTTGGGGATGAGAATGTATAGACATTCTCATTTGGCGGGATCTGGCAAGATGACATGGGGGTCATGACCCTATAATTCTACGTTAGAccatatgttaaaatattctcCTGCGGTACCACAGggaagttgtgttttttttaataacggCTTTCTCTTGTTTACCAAAGCGGCCGGTTCATCACTGTTAACAGTTTTGAATTTTATCCTCCGAGAACACCTACTTGCCaatattaactagaggctctaaagagcctgtgtcgctcactttggtctatgtgaatattagtttaaacatatttagttatagtggattgggaaacaagttttgcaacttatcttaatccctttccactttgcgggtgcgagtgctgccttgtgaGCGCCGAAAATTTAGTCCccgaaattttcatcccagacgggaatcgaaccaggaacctttgtgttagtagtccaatgcactaaccactacaacaaaggacacagatggattcatgacaaaattgtgttttggtgatgatgatgtgtttgtagatcttactttactgaacattcttgctgcttacaattatctctatctataatgagcttggaccagtagttacagtggaaaatataagtaaaaatttacaaattttatgaaaattgttaaaaatttattataaagggcaataactccttagggggtcaattgaccattttggtcatgttgacttattttaggtcatactttgctgtacattattgctgtttacagtttatcaatatataatgatattcaagataataaccaaaacagcaaaatttccttaaaattaccaattcaggggcagcaacctaacaacgggttgtccgatttatctgaaaatttcagggcagatagatcttgacctgattaacatttttaatctgtcagatttgctctaaatgctttggtttttgaagtgtaagccaaaagctgcattttacccctttgttctatttttagccatggcggtcatcttggttggttgaccgggtcaccggacacatttttaaaactaggtTCCCCAATGAtgaatgtggccaagtttggtttaatttcaaGATTTCTTGAATTATTTAGTTTTAAGGAGTTGCGGAATGATCgcctatgagacaactcaatTGTACAAATCAACGTTGGTATTAGCATCTAAAGGTaactgtacaaccttcaacaatgagcaaaaaattTACCATATTCGGCCGGTTTTATTCCACACATAAtttcttgaattattttaatCTTTAGTTGACATAATTATAGCAATGAACAATGTCTGTACAAAAACAGAATGATAATGTATTAATCACCTTTCCTATTTCATGGTCGATTTCTTTGAATAATCTCTCCTGAAATTCTTGGTGAACCGCCATACGATATATGCTGAAAATTAATCCCGATGCTGTTGTGTCATAGCCATCAAGGAAAAATATCAAGGAGTTCGCCAGGATTTCCGTTTCTGTTATACCTACATATACAATTTGTATCAGAGATAAAATATAGATGAGTTAGACGTGTTGCATTTGAAGATTTCAGGACATCAATTGGCGATTTGATGGTTTGAAATTGAGTTTACTGGCGGCCTAAATAGCCCCCTAAATGGATATTTGCGACCATCACATAAGGCATTGATGCCCTCAAATCCTCAAATACTGTAATGTTAATTATTGTGCAACTGAAAGAGTAGTTGGTGTCTGCCACATAAAACCTGAGCTAGCGCGCAAAATTATTTGCTAAAATATAACAACATTGGCATTTTCATCACGAGTATATAAAGGAACTTGTCAATTTATGAAGCAAATAACTGGTGGTATTACTCCACTTTAATGGCCACGATTTCGTTAGTCATTCAAAGTTTAGAATGATGCTGAATTGTTTTCATGCTTTATTTCTATAAATACATTACTAACCTCTCTGCTTGTACATTTCAATTGTACCATTCTTAATATCTGCATCACGCTCTCCTTTATAATTATTTATCATCAGTTGTAAAAAGTCTGGCCTTGTctgataataaacaaataataaaacatagaCCCGAATGTGGACAGTGaataattaacaattttttttcatacattttcgaaaattatttctttatattttatgtacGAAATATCAAGTAAAGGGatgctattacatttttaaaaaaatgggttCTGAAtttttatgttaagtagtgatttgatCAAGTTCAAAAAGGTCGAAAACTAGTATGAAGCTTgtcaaatttgaatttattgtcgtTCTTGTGCCAGTACAACATAGTTAGTCAAAAAGTAATGTtgcaaaatatagcagttttacaaaattgtgaaaatttaatcttttatctatttattggAAGGTAGAATGATTCTGTtaaataaatatgggctgtttttgacactacAATTCAtatatatcgagtactagcatcattaagtcgtgctaatttactgaaatcttcacaattatagcattttagttaaattttagacggtttccgtgttaaatgaaagtggtcgcattcgtgttcattcataatattgagttgtatt
Proteins encoded:
- the LOC143058234 gene encoding cytochrome P450 3A24-like isoform X2, which produces MIKKGFHGLDIELVKKYGRVVGTYVGHFPSILISDPDMIKEIWVRDFKHFSDRPELAYAGEMAYSAVTLAKGEHWKFLRHVLSPSFSPAKLKQMFSSIEDCSDQLIYQMKKQSQRNKHVNMEQICQGFSMDVICGTAFGLKVDSQENPNNEFIKMAKEMTSLKFSSPLFLLQAFFPELRHVFSKFEIRPFPSDAIDFFMDITKTAIQKRKDNKMTRPDFLQLMINNYKGERDADIKNGTIEMYKQRGITETEILANSLIFFLDGYDTTASGLIFSIYRMAVHQEFQERLFKEIDHEIGKDSPRYEQILKLPYLDMFFCEVMRMYPPSTRTNRKTMQSVTVNGYRIPDGVEVTVPIYAMHYDPELWPEPENFFPERFSAVNKEKRNPYSYMPFGHGPRNCIGMRLANLETKMAMVRILQHFRLKPTPDMKIPIELDNTSGGILRPKNPVYVMLEPR